One genomic region from Pyrobaculum islandicum DSM 4184 encodes:
- a CDS encoding AAA family ATPase: MEELIAKVVQVRKTLDSLFYRFSDEITASLTAVFVRENFILIGPPGTAKTMLVASISKLLKARWFYRLLTKFTEIEEVIGPIDIVELLKGNVKRIYTNSIVEADFALLDEIFNASSAILNTMLTILNERVIYDGGNIIPVKTWTVFGATNRIPDEEELQALYDRFPLRVFTKYAQPDETEQLVKTGLKLKKDFEKLTPIMSMDEVKKLNDYIQSYVYENMDTVVKHISPIVASYLDHVVISNRTRVKVPLYVVSYLTVLGIKPSDIDVATLRAGTLKVLKYLVKDKEDLAEYESFLATHMPGNLSVLYDMVNEIKALITNNALSIAREKIKEAYELLDKALADPVTYRFFQVEMEEIKSTLEMLRSQL; encoded by the coding sequence GTGGAAGAGCTGATAGCAAAGGTTGTCCAGGTAAGGAAGACCTTAGACTCACTATTCTACAGATTTAGCGATGAAATAACTGCAAGTCTAACAGCTGTGTTCGTAAGAGAGAACTTCATACTCATAGGCCCGCCTGGCACAGCCAAAACTATGCTGGTGGCGTCAATATCTAAACTTCTAAAGGCGAGGTGGTTCTATCGCCTTTTAACAAAATTTACCGAAATAGAGGAAGTAATAGGCCCCATAGACATAGTAGAGCTTCTCAAAGGCAATGTCAAGAGGATATATACAAACTCTATCGTAGAGGCCGACTTCGCCTTGTTAGACGAGATTTTCAACGCCTCAAGCGCCATACTCAACACTATGCTCACTATATTGAACGAGAGGGTAATATACGACGGGGGTAACATAATCCCCGTAAAAACGTGGACTGTCTTCGGCGCCACAAACCGTATACCAGACGAGGAGGAGCTACAAGCTCTGTACGACAGATTTCCATTGAGGGTATTTACAAAATATGCACAACCAGATGAGACAGAGCAACTAGTTAAAACAGGCCTAAAACTCAAGAAAGATTTCGAAAAGCTTACTCCCATAATGTCTATGGATGAAGTCAAAAAGCTAAATGACTACATCCAGAGCTATGTCTATGAAAACATGGATACTGTGGTAAAGCATATATCTCCCATAGTGGCGTCGTATTTAGACCACGTAGTTATTTCCAATAGAACCCGTGTAAAAGTGCCCCTCTATGTAGTCTCATATTTAACAGTTCTGGGAATAAAGCCTTCTGACATTGATGTGGCAACTCTCAGAGCGGGGACGTTAAAGGTGTTAAAGTATCTTGTAAAAGATAAGGAGGATTTAGCAGAGTATGAGTCCTTCCTAGCTACACATATGCCCGGCAACCTTTCGGTGTTATACGACATGGTTAATGAGATAAAAGCGCTCATTACAAACAACGCGTTGTCTATCGCTAGGGAGAAGATAAAGGAGGCATATGAGCTGTTAGACAAAGCATTAGCCGACCCCGTCACCTACCGCTTCTTCCAAGTAGAGATGGAGGAGATAAAATCCACGCTAGAGATGTTAAGAAGCCAACTCTAA
- a CDS encoding CBS domain-containing protein produces MNCGELATKPPVTIAPDETVENAAEKMASQRVGLLVVVDKNNPKKPIGVISERDIIRAIAKKVPLSTTVDKVGTMHNFIYVYADDPITVAARKMRDHNVRHVVVVNRNGELVGVISIRDLIGEKNVLNILAREWAQTME; encoded by the coding sequence ATGAACTGTGGGGAGTTGGCTACAAAACCCCCAGTTACAATAGCCCCAGACGAGACTGTAGAAAATGCTGCAGAAAAAATGGCAAGCCAAAGAGTAGGTCTATTAGTAGTTGTAGATAAAAACAACCCGAAAAAACCCATTGGCGTAATCTCTGAGAGGGATATCATAAGAGCAATAGCGAAGAAAGTCCCACTATCTACTACCGTGGATAAGGTAGGCACTATGCATAACTTCATATATGTATACGCCGATGACCCCATAACCGTCGCAGCTCGTAAGATGAGAGATCACAATGTCAGACATGTAGTTGTGGTAAATAGAAACGGAGAGCTTGTCGGCGTTATATCAATACGTGATTTAATAGGCGAAAAAAATGTGTTAAACATACTAGCTAGAGAATGGGCTCAGACAATGGAATAG
- a CDS encoding vWA domain-containing protein: MGVLLNVDYNDELTRLRIHEIVRYMQKIGIPLKLTKVSNDAIADSFYVHYRTPILKEEPSQDEALWYIFLKSYIASDIYQEVSRISRYNYQVSKSASIKLLRAYNSLLSRLERGTLGNFEDRKDYKQLSQDQQLRQEINSLLRFYMGSIKNIEKLRKSVTKALGDEVGKEVAELLFDIDVDPYRARLAKILESLVEIISSLRPEMEQGPITERKGVVSGITRIRTFSNLQRATNLSKAIYVQSRELFGYKLATKSLSIYEMSIDAREKIYLLVDKSGSMFYTLYDGIAMDMTQKITWATALAIALMKRSKRVILRFFDQMVYPPITNIKEVIRSLLRVLPLGGTDITAAVYTAVRDAKQQGLHSYKLIVITDGEDDMVHPEVLKAAKTAFREVKVILVGGSNETIESYLPTIKVNTTSLESLKMALKNI; encoded by the coding sequence ATGGGCGTTTTATTAAACGTAGATTACAACGACGAACTTACCAGACTTAGGATACACGAAATAGTTAGGTACATGCAGAAAATAGGGATACCGCTGAAACTTACAAAAGTATCAAATGACGCCATTGCAGACTCTTTCTATGTCCACTATAGAACGCCAATATTAAAAGAAGAGCCTAGCCAAGACGAAGCATTATGGTATATATTTCTAAAGTCATATATAGCCAGTGACATATATCAAGAAGTTTCGCGTATAAGTAGATATAATTACCAAGTCTCTAAGTCGGCATCTATAAAACTTCTCAGAGCGTACAACAGCCTCCTCTCTAGGCTAGAGAGAGGGACATTAGGCAATTTTGAAGACAGGAAAGACTACAAACAATTAAGCCAAGACCAACAACTACGCCAAGAGATAAACAGCCTCCTCCGGTTTTATATGGGGAGTATAAAAAACATAGAAAAGCTTAGAAAATCGGTAACAAAAGCGCTAGGTGATGAAGTGGGTAAAGAAGTTGCCGAGCTCCTCTTCGATATTGACGTAGATCCATACCGCGCCAGACTTGCCAAAATACTTGAGTCGTTGGTAGAGATAATATCATCACTTAGGCCAGAAATGGAACAAGGCCCTATAACTGAGAGAAAAGGTGTAGTGTCTGGAATAACTAGAATAAGGACGTTTTCTAACCTCCAGAGGGCGACAAATTTAAGTAAAGCTATATATGTACAATCGAGAGAGCTCTTTGGATATAAGCTTGCAACAAAATCTCTATCTATATACGAAATGTCAATAGACGCAAGAGAGAAGATTTACCTATTGGTAGATAAGTCAGGTTCTATGTTTTACACACTATATGACGGAATAGCTATGGATATGACGCAGAAGATAACGTGGGCTACTGCGTTAGCAATAGCATTAATGAAGAGAAGTAAAAGAGTCATACTAAGATTTTTCGATCAAATGGTTTATCCACCTATTACAAACATAAAGGAGGTGATAAGATCTTTACTCAGAGTACTCCCACTCGGGGGTACAGATATAACAGCCGCTGTTTATACCGCGGTTAGAGACGCCAAACAACAAGGGTTGCACAGTTATAAGCTGATAGTTATAACAGACGGCGAAGACGACATGGTCCATCCAGAGGTTTTAAAAGCGGCTAAGACCGCCTTTAGAGAAGTAAAAGTAATATTAGTCGGCGGTAGCAATGAAACTATAGAGTCATATTTACCCACAATAAAAGTAAATACGACCAGTTTAGAATCACTAAAAATGGCATTAAAAAATATTTAA